A genomic region of Cannabis sativa cultivar Pink pepper isolate KNU-18-1 chromosome 1, ASM2916894v1, whole genome shotgun sequence contains the following coding sequences:
- the LOC115705525 gene encoding uncharacterized protein LOC115705525 isoform X2, with translation MGEHEAWSQPPSGLLPNGLLPNEAASVMRVLDSERWLKAEEKTDELIACIQPNPPSEQRRHAVADYVQRLITKCFPCQVFTFGSVPLKTYLPDGDIDLTAFSKNQNLKESWAQQVRDLLEVEEKNENAEFHVKEVQYIQAEVKIIKCLVENIVVDISFEQLGGLCTLCFLEEVDHLINQKHLFKRSIILIKAWCYYESRILGAHHGLISTYALETLVLYIFHVFNNSFAGPLEVLYRFLEFFSKFDWDNYCVSLWGPVPISSLPDVTAEPPRKDGGDLLLSKLFLDACSSVYAVFPGGPENQGQPFVSKHFNVIDPLRVNNNLGRSVSKGNFFRIRSAFAFGAKRLARLLDCPKEDLFFEVNQFFMNTWERHGSGHRPDAPRNDLRLSNHDQLHGSENIRSSTVSKKNGMSSNESEDDGTHGSYNIPSQQDNASRISNVSTVPHMQSQRNYGNSRNSDPIKKDNSFNQAAQMDKGQRSLKSDNLVNDIQGRILFARTRSSPELSDAYGEISSQGRRGRAPESGKSQTLSTRLDNTRRKNLESDTVANHGVRLTDDPSAVRHISSRHSTDAAADSKSGSNSYQDESALGAMTDDFASVSGAHGMHQEEQDLVNMMASSVAHGFNGQVHVPVNLAPHHIPFPIPPNVLASMGYTQRNMAGMVPTNFPWGSHMQFSQGVPPHMAHYFSGMGLAASSPDDPPEPAIENFGSVESNLGENDHDFWHEQDRVASSGGFDLDNGGFEVLHSDDKQQASSSGYNFHPSRVGSSGGSLRVQPKNTKENHGPGREDVVDDFQYHDNRNEVFFDDRTTSSRSVSASHTGSLRSKTSSESSWEGSSAKVSKSTRERRGRKNAPFSVPSSTHGKDKTVSEHSSTQADDDNRDWNSLSPVATEIAERNPVPQSAASWQVPRHQIPGTEPAQTSGSDLIPFAPMLLNPNARQRAMDNSGALPFTFYATGPPVPFVTMLPLYNFPTDTGASDASTSQFGADEVAENSDSGQNFDSSEGLNQHVVSNTSNSMKRDTSLEPLEQKRDILNSDFASHWQNLQYGRFCQNSRYSAPMISPVMVPPVYLQGRAPWEGPGRPLTANMNLFTQLMSGGPRFVPVAPLQTMSNRPTGVYQRYVEEMPRYRSGTGTYLPNPKVSVRDRHSSGTRRGNYSYDRNDHHGDREGNWNVQKTRPSGRTHSRGQAEKPNARLDRLTTSDSRSERPWGSHRHDSFPAYQSQNGPIRPNTTQASPNNVPYSMYPLPGMNPSGATNGPNMPVVMVYSYDHNSGYGTPAEQVEFGSLGPMGYPNEVSQINEGSRVTGTFEEQRFHGNSAQQSSPDHPSSPHKQRGV, from the exons ATGGGAGAACATGAGGCGTGGTCGCAGCCACCAAGTGGGCTATTGCCAAATGGCTTGTTGCCCAATGAAGCAGCTTCGGTGATGCGAGTACTCGATTCGGAACGATGGTTGAAGGCTGAGGAGAAGACAGATGAGCTTATTGCTTGCATTCAGCCTAATCCGCCTTCAGAACAGCGACGGCATGCTGTGGCTGATTATGTTCAGCGGCTCATCACGAAATGTTTTCCGTGTCAG GTATTTACTTTTGGGTCTGTACCGCTGAAGACATATTTGCCTGATGGAGATATTGATTTGACAGCGTTTAGTAAGAATCAAAATTTGAAGGAGTCTTGGGCCCAGCAGGTTCGGGATCTGCTGGAAGTTGAGGAGAAAAATGAGAATGCTGAATTTCACGTGAAGGAGGTTCAATACATTCAGGCAGAA GTGAAGATAATTAAATGCCTGGTGGAAAATATTGTGGTAGACATATCTTTTGAACAACTCGGGGGATTGTGCACCCTTTGTTTCCTTGAGGAG GTTGATCATTTAATAAACCAAAAACATTTATTCAAGCGTAGCATTATATTGATTAAAGCCTGGTGCTATTATGAGAGTCGTATACTTGGTGCTCATCATGGACTTATCTCAACTTATGCTTTGGAAACCTTGGTTCTTTATATATTTCATGTTTTTAACAATTCTTTTGCTGGACCACTTGAG GTTCTCTACCGTTTTCTAGAGTTTTTTAGCAAGTTTGACTGGGACAATTATTGTGTTAGCCTTTGGGGTCCTGTGCCCATTAGTTCTCTCCCAGATGTAACAG CTGAACCTCCTCGAAAAGATGGTGGAGATTTACTACTAAGCAAGTTATTTCTCGATGCTTGTAGCTCAGTGTATGCTGTCTTTCCTGGTGGACCAGAAAATCAAGGACAGCCTTTTGTTTCCAAACATTTCAATGTTATTGATCCTTTGCGTGTAAATAACAACCTGGGACGTAGTGTCAGTAAAG GTAACTTCTTTAGAATACGTAGTGCATTTGCTTTTGGAGCTAAAAGGCTAGCTAGATTACTTGATTGCCCAAAAGAGGATCTATTTTTCGAAGTAAATCAGTTTTTTATGAACACTTGGGAAAGACATGGCAGTGGCCATCGCCCTGATGCACCAAGGAATGATTTGAGATTATCAAATCACGACCAGTTACATGGATCTGAAAATATTAGAAGCAGCACAGTGAGCAAAAAGAATGGGATGTCATCTAATGAATCTGAAGATGATGGGACTCATGGTTCATATAACATTCCGTCCCAGCAAGACAATGCTTCGAGAATTAGTAATGTGTCTACAGTACCTCATATGCAAAGCCAAAGGAATTATGGGAACTCAAGGAACTCTGATCCTATTAAGAAAGATAATAGTTTTAACCAGGCTGCACAAATGGATAAAGGCCAGAGAAGTTTGAAATCTGATAACTTGGTGAATGATATACAGGGTAGGATTCTTTTTGCAAGGACACGTTCTAGTCCTGAACTTTCTGATGCATATGGTGAAATCTCTTCTCAAGGTAGGCGTGGCAGAGCCCCAGAAAGTGGGAAGAGCCAAACTTTATCAACTAGGTTGGATAATACTAGGAGGAAGAACCTAGAATCTGATACAGTTGCAAATCATGGTGTCAGACTGACTGATGATCCTTCAGCAGTCAGACACATCTCTTCCCGTCATAGTACTGATGCCGCTGCTGATTCAAAAAGTGGTTCAAACAGCTACCAGGATGAGTCAGCCTTGGGGGCGATGACTGATGATTTTGCTTCTGTTTCGGGGGCCCATGGGATGCATCAAGAGGAGCAAGATCTTGTGAACATGATGGCGTCTTCAGTGGCTCATGGTTTCAATGGACAGGTTCATGTTCCAGTGAATTTAGCTCCTCATCACATTCCATTTCCAATTCCTCCTAACGTCCTAGCTTCAATGGGGTATACTCAGAGAAATATGGCTGGGATGGTTCCTACAAATTTTCCATGGGGCTCACATATGCAATTTTCACAAGGTGTTCCACCACATATGGCCCATTATTTTTCCGGCATGGGACTGGCTGCCTCAAGTCCAGATGATCCCCCAGAACCTGCTATTGAAAATTTTGGTTCTGTGGAATCGAATCTAGGGGAGAATGATCATGATTTTTGGCATGAGCAGGACAGGGTGGCCTCTTCTGGAGGATTTGATTTAGATAATGGGGGTTTTGAGGTACTTCACTCTGATGATAAGCAACAAGCATCCTCATCTGGGTATAACTTCCATCCTTCTCGTGTTGGCAGCTCTGGAGGTTCTTTGCGAGTCCAACCGAAGAATACTAAAGAAAACCATGGTCCAGGAAGAGAAGATGTTGTGGATGATTTTCAGTATCATGATAACCGTAATGAAGTTTTCTTTGATGATAGAACTACAAGTTCAAGGTCTGTGTCTGCCTCGCATACTGGTTCTTTGAGAAGTAAAACTTCTTCAGAAAGTTCTTGGGAAGGATCATCAGCAAAAGTCTCAAAGTCAACTAGGGAAAGACGAGGTAGGAAAAATGCTCCTTTTTCAGTGCCATCTTCTACTCATGGGAAGGATAAGACTGTATCTGAACATTCGTCTACTCAGGCAGATGATGACAACAGAGATTGGAATTCATTGTCACCTGTAGCCACAGAAATAGCAGAGAGAAACCCAGTACCTCAGTCTGCTGCTTCTTGGCAAgttccaaggcatcaaattcCTGGTACCGAACCAGCTCAGACAAGTGGATCTGATTTAATACCCTTTGCTCCAATGCTTTTAAATCCTAATGCACGACAGAGAGCTATGGATAATTCTGGGGCTCTTCCCTTTACATTTTATGCTACAGGACCACCTGTTCCATTTGTTACGATGCTTCCATTGTATAATTTTCCAACTGATACAGGGGCTTCAGATGCATCAACGAGCCAGTTTGGTGCAGATGAAGTGGCAGAAAACAGTGATTCTGGTCAGAATTTTGACTCATCTGAGGGACTCAATCAACATGTTGTGTCAAATACTTCAAATTCTATGAAAAGGGATACTTCTCTTGAGCCTTTGGAACAGAAACGCGACATTCTCAATAGTGACTTTGCTAGCCATTGGCAAAATTTGCAATATGGACGGTTTTGCCAAAATTCTCGGTATTCAGCTCCTATGATATCACCTGTTATGGTGCCTCCTGTTTACTTACAGGGACGAGCACCATGGGAAGGTCCTGGAAGACCACTAACTGCGAACATGAATCTCTTTACCCAGCTTATGAGCGGTGGGCCTCGTTTTGTTCCTGTTGCACCTCTCCAAACCATGTCTAATAGACCTACTGGTGTTTATCAACGATATGTTGAGGAAATGCCAAGATATCGCAGTGGGACTGGGACATACCTGCCAAATCCT AAGGTTTCGGTAAGGGATCGCCATTCTTCTGGTACAAGAAGGGGGAATTACAGTTATGATAGAAATGACCACCATGGTGATAGAGAGGGGAACTGGAATGTCCAAAAAACGCGACCTTCTGGGCGTACCCACAGTAGGGGCCAGGCTGAAAAACCAAATGCAAGATTGGATCGTTTGACAACAAGTGACAGCCGAAGTGAAAGGCCATGGGGCTCACATAGGCATGACTCCTTCCCTGCGTACCAATCTCAAAATGGTCCTATTCGCCCAAATACTACACAGGCTTCCCCTAACAATGTGCCTTATAGCATGTATCCATTGCCAGGGATGAACCCAAGCGGCGCAACAAATGGGCCGAACATGCCTGTGGTTATGGTGTATTCTTATGACCACAATTCTGGCTACGGAACACCCGCAGAGCAGGTTGAGTTTGGCTCTCTTGGACCTATGGGTTATCCAAATGAAGTATCACAAATAAATGAGGGAAGTCGAGTGACTGGTACATTCGAGGAACAAAGATTTCATGGTAACTCTGCTCAACAGTCTTCACCTGATCATCCTTCTTCACCTCACAAACAGAG GGGAGTTTGA
- the LOC115705525 gene encoding uncharacterized protein LOC115705525 isoform X4 → MGEHEAWSQPPSGLLPNGLLPNEAASVMRVLDSERWLKAEEKTDELIACIQPNPPSEQRRHAVADYVQRLITKCFPCQVFTFGSVPLKTYLPDGDIDLTAFSKNQNLKESWAQQVRDLLEVEEKNENAEFHVKEVQYIQAEVKIIKCLVENIVVDISFEQLGGLCTLCFLEEVDHLINQKHLFKRSIILIKAWCYYESRILGAHHGLISTYALETLVLYIFHVFNNSFAGPLEVLYRFLEFFSKFDWDNYCVSLWGPVPISSLPDVTAEPPRKDGGDLLLSKLFLDACSSVYAVFPGGPENQGQPFVSKHFNVIDPLRVNNNLGRSVSKGNFFRIRSAFAFGAKRLARLLDCPKEDLFFEVNQFFMNTWERHGSGHRPDAPRNDLRLSNHDQLHGSENIRSSTVSKKNGMSSNESEDDGTHGSYNIPSQQDNASRISNVSTVPHMQSQRNYGNSRNSDPIKKDNSFNQAAQMDKGQRSLKSDNLVNDIQGRILFARTRSSPELSDAYGEISSQGRRGRAPESGKSQTLSTRLDNTRRKNLESDTVANHGVRLTDDPSAVRHISSRHSTDAAADSKSGSNSYQDESALGAMTDDFASVSGAHGMHQEEQDLVNMMASSVAHGFNGQVHVPVNLAPHHIPFPIPPNVLASMGYTQRNMAGMVPTNFPWGSHMQFSQGVPPHMAHYFSGMGLAASSPDDPPEPAIENFGSVESNLGENDHDFWHEQDRVASSGGFDLDNGGFEVLHSDDKQQASSSGYNFHPSRVGSSGGSLRVQPKNTKENHGPGREDVVDDFQYHDNRNEVFFDDRTTSSRSVSASHTGSLRSKTSSESSWEGSSAKVSKSTRERRGRKNAPFSVPSSTHGKDKTVSEHSSTQADDDNRDWNSLSPVATEIAERNPVPQSAASWQVPRHQIPGTEPAQTSGSDLIPFAPMLLNPNARQRAMDNSGALPFTFYATGPPVPFVTMLPLYNFPTDTGASDASTSQFGADEVAENSDSGQNFDSSEGLNQHVVSNTSNSMKRDTSLEPLEQKRDILNSDFASHWQNLQYGRFCQNSRYSAPMISPVMVPPVYLQGRAPWEGPGRPLTANMNLFTQLMSGGPRFVPVAPLQTMSNRPTGVYQRYVEEMPRYRSGTGTYLPNPVSVRDRHSSGTRRGNYSYDRNDHHGDREGNWNVQKTRPSGRTHSRGQAEKPNARLDRLTTSDSRSERPWGSHRHDSFPAYQSQNGPIRPNTTQASPNNVPYSMYPLPGMNPSGATNGPNMPVVMVYSYDHNSGYGTPAEQVEFGSLGPMGYPNEVSQINEGSRVTGTFEEQRFHGNSAQQSSPDHPSSPHKQRGV, encoded by the exons ATGGGAGAACATGAGGCGTGGTCGCAGCCACCAAGTGGGCTATTGCCAAATGGCTTGTTGCCCAATGAAGCAGCTTCGGTGATGCGAGTACTCGATTCGGAACGATGGTTGAAGGCTGAGGAGAAGACAGATGAGCTTATTGCTTGCATTCAGCCTAATCCGCCTTCAGAACAGCGACGGCATGCTGTGGCTGATTATGTTCAGCGGCTCATCACGAAATGTTTTCCGTGTCAG GTATTTACTTTTGGGTCTGTACCGCTGAAGACATATTTGCCTGATGGAGATATTGATTTGACAGCGTTTAGTAAGAATCAAAATTTGAAGGAGTCTTGGGCCCAGCAGGTTCGGGATCTGCTGGAAGTTGAGGAGAAAAATGAGAATGCTGAATTTCACGTGAAGGAGGTTCAATACATTCAGGCAGAA GTGAAGATAATTAAATGCCTGGTGGAAAATATTGTGGTAGACATATCTTTTGAACAACTCGGGGGATTGTGCACCCTTTGTTTCCTTGAGGAG GTTGATCATTTAATAAACCAAAAACATTTATTCAAGCGTAGCATTATATTGATTAAAGCCTGGTGCTATTATGAGAGTCGTATACTTGGTGCTCATCATGGACTTATCTCAACTTATGCTTTGGAAACCTTGGTTCTTTATATATTTCATGTTTTTAACAATTCTTTTGCTGGACCACTTGAG GTTCTCTACCGTTTTCTAGAGTTTTTTAGCAAGTTTGACTGGGACAATTATTGTGTTAGCCTTTGGGGTCCTGTGCCCATTAGTTCTCTCCCAGATGTAACAG CTGAACCTCCTCGAAAAGATGGTGGAGATTTACTACTAAGCAAGTTATTTCTCGATGCTTGTAGCTCAGTGTATGCTGTCTTTCCTGGTGGACCAGAAAATCAAGGACAGCCTTTTGTTTCCAAACATTTCAATGTTATTGATCCTTTGCGTGTAAATAACAACCTGGGACGTAGTGTCAGTAAAG GTAACTTCTTTAGAATACGTAGTGCATTTGCTTTTGGAGCTAAAAGGCTAGCTAGATTACTTGATTGCCCAAAAGAGGATCTATTTTTCGAAGTAAATCAGTTTTTTATGAACACTTGGGAAAGACATGGCAGTGGCCATCGCCCTGATGCACCAAGGAATGATTTGAGATTATCAAATCACGACCAGTTACATGGATCTGAAAATATTAGAAGCAGCACAGTGAGCAAAAAGAATGGGATGTCATCTAATGAATCTGAAGATGATGGGACTCATGGTTCATATAACATTCCGTCCCAGCAAGACAATGCTTCGAGAATTAGTAATGTGTCTACAGTACCTCATATGCAAAGCCAAAGGAATTATGGGAACTCAAGGAACTCTGATCCTATTAAGAAAGATAATAGTTTTAACCAGGCTGCACAAATGGATAAAGGCCAGAGAAGTTTGAAATCTGATAACTTGGTGAATGATATACAGGGTAGGATTCTTTTTGCAAGGACACGTTCTAGTCCTGAACTTTCTGATGCATATGGTGAAATCTCTTCTCAAGGTAGGCGTGGCAGAGCCCCAGAAAGTGGGAAGAGCCAAACTTTATCAACTAGGTTGGATAATACTAGGAGGAAGAACCTAGAATCTGATACAGTTGCAAATCATGGTGTCAGACTGACTGATGATCCTTCAGCAGTCAGACACATCTCTTCCCGTCATAGTACTGATGCCGCTGCTGATTCAAAAAGTGGTTCAAACAGCTACCAGGATGAGTCAGCCTTGGGGGCGATGACTGATGATTTTGCTTCTGTTTCGGGGGCCCATGGGATGCATCAAGAGGAGCAAGATCTTGTGAACATGATGGCGTCTTCAGTGGCTCATGGTTTCAATGGACAGGTTCATGTTCCAGTGAATTTAGCTCCTCATCACATTCCATTTCCAATTCCTCCTAACGTCCTAGCTTCAATGGGGTATACTCAGAGAAATATGGCTGGGATGGTTCCTACAAATTTTCCATGGGGCTCACATATGCAATTTTCACAAGGTGTTCCACCACATATGGCCCATTATTTTTCCGGCATGGGACTGGCTGCCTCAAGTCCAGATGATCCCCCAGAACCTGCTATTGAAAATTTTGGTTCTGTGGAATCGAATCTAGGGGAGAATGATCATGATTTTTGGCATGAGCAGGACAGGGTGGCCTCTTCTGGAGGATTTGATTTAGATAATGGGGGTTTTGAGGTACTTCACTCTGATGATAAGCAACAAGCATCCTCATCTGGGTATAACTTCCATCCTTCTCGTGTTGGCAGCTCTGGAGGTTCTTTGCGAGTCCAACCGAAGAATACTAAAGAAAACCATGGTCCAGGAAGAGAAGATGTTGTGGATGATTTTCAGTATCATGATAACCGTAATGAAGTTTTCTTTGATGATAGAACTACAAGTTCAAGGTCTGTGTCTGCCTCGCATACTGGTTCTTTGAGAAGTAAAACTTCTTCAGAAAGTTCTTGGGAAGGATCATCAGCAAAAGTCTCAAAGTCAACTAGGGAAAGACGAGGTAGGAAAAATGCTCCTTTTTCAGTGCCATCTTCTACTCATGGGAAGGATAAGACTGTATCTGAACATTCGTCTACTCAGGCAGATGATGACAACAGAGATTGGAATTCATTGTCACCTGTAGCCACAGAAATAGCAGAGAGAAACCCAGTACCTCAGTCTGCTGCTTCTTGGCAAgttccaaggcatcaaattcCTGGTACCGAACCAGCTCAGACAAGTGGATCTGATTTAATACCCTTTGCTCCAATGCTTTTAAATCCTAATGCACGACAGAGAGCTATGGATAATTCTGGGGCTCTTCCCTTTACATTTTATGCTACAGGACCACCTGTTCCATTTGTTACGATGCTTCCATTGTATAATTTTCCAACTGATACAGGGGCTTCAGATGCATCAACGAGCCAGTTTGGTGCAGATGAAGTGGCAGAAAACAGTGATTCTGGTCAGAATTTTGACTCATCTGAGGGACTCAATCAACATGTTGTGTCAAATACTTCAAATTCTATGAAAAGGGATACTTCTCTTGAGCCTTTGGAACAGAAACGCGACATTCTCAATAGTGACTTTGCTAGCCATTGGCAAAATTTGCAATATGGACGGTTTTGCCAAAATTCTCGGTATTCAGCTCCTATGATATCACCTGTTATGGTGCCTCCTGTTTACTTACAGGGACGAGCACCATGGGAAGGTCCTGGAAGACCACTAACTGCGAACATGAATCTCTTTACCCAGCTTATGAGCGGTGGGCCTCGTTTTGTTCCTGTTGCACCTCTCCAAACCATGTCTAATAGACCTACTGGTGTTTATCAACGATATGTTGAGGAAATGCCAAGATATCGCAGTGGGACTGGGACATACCTGCCAAATCCT GTTTCGGTAAGGGATCGCCATTCTTCTGGTACAAGAAGGGGGAATTACAGTTATGATAGAAATGACCACCATGGTGATAGAGAGGGGAACTGGAATGTCCAAAAAACGCGACCTTCTGGGCGTACCCACAGTAGGGGCCAGGCTGAAAAACCAAATGCAAGATTGGATCGTTTGACAACAAGTGACAGCCGAAGTGAAAGGCCATGGGGCTCACATAGGCATGACTCCTTCCCTGCGTACCAATCTCAAAATGGTCCTATTCGCCCAAATACTACACAGGCTTCCCCTAACAATGTGCCTTATAGCATGTATCCATTGCCAGGGATGAACCCAAGCGGCGCAACAAATGGGCCGAACATGCCTGTGGTTATGGTGTATTCTTATGACCACAATTCTGGCTACGGAACACCCGCAGAGCAGGTTGAGTTTGGCTCTCTTGGACCTATGGGTTATCCAAATGAAGTATCACAAATAAATGAGGGAAGTCGAGTGACTGGTACATTCGAGGAACAAAGATTTCATGGTAACTCTGCTCAACAGTCTTCACCTGATCATCCTTCTTCACCTCACAAACAGAG GGGAGTTTGA